From a single Cyclobacterium marinum DSM 745 genomic region:
- a CDS encoding HAD family hydrolase has protein sequence MKNQAVIFDMDGVICHTNPFHSEAFKVFFGKRGLNPTEEEFENHMYGKSNKYIFKHFLGREIVGEEFISLENEKEGLFREIYADKIITLPEFLPFLETLKNDGFRTGVATSAPRANLDLIMGALKFAPKMESILASENVKNHKPDPEVYLTSAKLLDVNPENCLVFEDSFSGVTAAINAGMKVVGVLSSHKQEELPPCQLYINDYTEINLETVRELMS, from the coding sequence ATGAAAAATCAAGCAGTAATCTTTGATATGGATGGAGTAATATGCCACACCAACCCATTTCACTCTGAAGCTTTTAAGGTGTTTTTTGGAAAAAGAGGGCTCAATCCTACCGAAGAAGAATTCGAAAATCACATGTACGGCAAAAGCAACAAGTACATTTTTAAGCATTTCTTGGGAAGAGAAATAGTTGGGGAGGAGTTTATTAGTCTGGAAAACGAAAAAGAGGGGCTTTTTAGGGAAATTTATGCCGACAAAATCATTACCCTTCCGGAATTTCTCCCCTTTTTGGAAACATTAAAAAATGATGGGTTCAGAACAGGTGTTGCCACTTCTGCACCTAGAGCGAATTTAGACCTTATTATGGGAGCACTTAAATTTGCACCCAAAATGGAATCTATTTTGGCAAGTGAAAATGTTAAAAACCACAAACCTGATCCTGAGGTTTACCTAACCTCAGCAAAATTACTAGATGTAAATCCCGAAAACTGTTTGGTTTTTGAGGACTCTTTTTCAGGAGTCACCGCCGCAATCAATGCAGGAATGAAAGTAGTAGGTGTGCTTTCTTCGCACAAGCAGGAAGAATTGCCACCATGCCAGTTGTACATCAACGATTACACTGAAATCAACCTTGAAACTGTTCGAGAACTTATGAGTTGA
- the ftsY gene encoding signal recognition particle-docking protein FtsY, with protein MGIFDFFSKEKKESLDKGLEKSSENLFSKLGKAIVGKSKVDDEILDELEEILITSDVGVDTTIKIIQRIEERVAKDKYISTAELDVLLREEIAGLLEENNTFDIGSFDLPTDKKPYVIMVVGVNGVGKTTTIGKLAHQFKLAGKSVVLGAADTFRAAAVDQLILWGERVDVPVISHGMNTDPASVAFDTVKKAVDMDADVVIVDTAGRLHTKVNLMNELTKIKRVMQKFIPDAPHEILLVLDGSTGQNAFIQAKEFTRATEISALAITKLDGTAKGGVVIGISDQFKIPVKYIGVGEKMTDLQVFNRKEFVDSLFRKK; from the coding sequence ATGGGAATATTTGATTTTTTTTCTAAAGAGAAAAAAGAAAGTTTAGACAAAGGACTGGAAAAATCCAGTGAAAACCTGTTTTCTAAGTTAGGAAAAGCCATCGTAGGTAAATCTAAGGTGGATGATGAAATCTTAGATGAGTTAGAAGAAATACTCATTACATCGGATGTAGGAGTAGATACTACGATTAAGATTATCCAACGAATCGAAGAAAGGGTTGCCAAAGACAAATACATAAGTACCGCTGAGCTTGACGTTTTGCTGAGAGAGGAAATCGCAGGCCTTTTGGAAGAAAACAATACCTTTGATATTGGAAGCTTCGACTTACCTACTGATAAAAAGCCTTATGTTATTATGGTTGTTGGTGTCAATGGGGTAGGCAAAACCACCACGATTGGTAAACTGGCACATCAATTTAAGCTGGCTGGAAAATCAGTAGTATTGGGTGCTGCAGATACTTTTAGGGCTGCAGCAGTCGATCAGCTCATTCTCTGGGGAGAGCGTGTGGACGTCCCTGTGATTTCTCATGGGATGAATACAGACCCTGCATCTGTTGCCTTTGATACTGTAAAGAAAGCAGTGGACATGGATGCTGATGTGGTAATTGTAGATACTGCAGGAAGGCTACATACCAAGGTAAACCTAATGAATGAATTGACCAAGATTAAAAGGGTGATGCAGAAATTTATCCCTGATGCTCCTCATGAAATCTTATTGGTCCTTGATGGGTCTACAGGTCAAAATGCTTTTATCCAAGCCAAAGAGTTCACCAGAGCCACTGAAATAAGTGCATTGGCCATTACCAAATTGGACGGTACAGCCAAGGGCGGTGTGGTGATAGGGATTTCAGATCAATTCAAAATCCCTGTAAAATACATAGGGGTTGGGGAAAAAATGACAGATTTACAGGTTTTTAATCGCAAGGAGTTTGTCGACTCGCTGTTTCGTAAAAAATAA
- the rpmG gene encoding 50S ribosomal protein L33: protein MAKKGNRVQVILECTEHKTSGMPGTSRYITTKNRKNTTERLELKKFNPILKKVTVHKEIK from the coding sequence ATGGCTAAGAAAGGTAATAGAGTTCAGGTGATTTTAGAGTGCACTGAACATAAAACAAGTGGAATGCCCGGGACTTCTCGGTACATCACCACCAAGAACAGGAAAAACACCACAGAGAGGTTGGAACTTAAAAAATTCAACCCTATCTTGAAGAAAGTGACCGTTCATAAGGAAATAAAATAA
- the rocD gene encoding ornithine--oxo-acid transaminase, with protein MKDIKTSQEAIQLENKFGAHNYHPLPVVLSKGEGVYLWDVEGKRYYDFLSAYSAVNQGHCHPKIKDALIEQANNLTLTSRAFFNDILGPYEEYITSYFGFDKVLPMNTGAEAVETAIKIARKWGYDKKEVAPHQAKIIVASENFHGRTTTIVSFSTDDDARNNFGPYTPGFIQIPYNDLTALNAALVNNPDVVGFLIEPIQGEAGVITPDKDYIKEAKKLCETHNVLLMADEIQTGIARTGSLLAVCGDCTCTGHCEKQESYVAPDILILGKALSGGFFPVSAVLANNPIMEVIHPGQHGSTFGGNPLGARVAIAALEVVKDEKLAQNARRLGTLFRERMENLIKKTDLVSLVRGRGLLNAIVINDKPESTTAWDICVGLKENGLLAKPTHGNIIRFAPPLVMTEEELHDCCDIIEHTILNFEKPAN; from the coding sequence ATGAAGGATATCAAAACAAGTCAAGAAGCGATTCAATTAGAAAATAAATTTGGAGCACACAACTATCACCCATTACCGGTAGTTTTAAGCAAAGGGGAAGGGGTTTACCTCTGGGATGTAGAAGGTAAACGTTATTATGACTTCCTCTCCGCCTACTCAGCCGTTAACCAGGGGCATTGTCATCCTAAAATAAAGGATGCACTGATTGAGCAAGCCAACAACCTAACCCTTACCTCCAGGGCTTTTTTTAACGATATTTTAGGCCCTTATGAAGAATACATTACTTCCTATTTTGGTTTCGATAAGGTCCTCCCAATGAATACCGGAGCTGAAGCAGTGGAAACAGCGATTAAGATTGCCAGGAAATGGGGCTATGACAAAAAAGAAGTTGCTCCTCATCAGGCAAAGATCATCGTGGCAAGTGAAAACTTCCATGGAAGAACCACAACCATCGTCTCATTTTCTACAGATGATGATGCTCGCAATAATTTCGGCCCCTACACCCCGGGTTTTATTCAAATCCCTTACAATGACCTCACTGCCCTTAATGCTGCCTTGGTCAATAATCCTGATGTCGTTGGTTTTTTGATAGAACCCATTCAAGGAGAAGCCGGAGTAATTACTCCGGACAAGGACTATATAAAAGAGGCCAAAAAACTGTGTGAAACTCACAATGTTCTCTTAATGGCAGATGAAATACAAACCGGCATTGCAAGAACCGGCTCTTTATTAGCTGTATGTGGTGACTGTACTTGCACGGGGCATTGTGAAAAGCAGGAAAGTTATGTAGCTCCCGATATACTTATTTTAGGCAAAGCGCTTTCAGGAGGCTTTTTCCCTGTTTCAGCCGTCCTTGCCAACAACCCTATTATGGAGGTTATTCACCCCGGACAGCATGGCTCTACCTTCGGAGGCAATCCTTTGGGGGCTAGAGTAGCTATTGCTGCGCTGGAAGTAGTAAAAGATGAAAAGTTAGCTCAAAATGCCAGGCGATTAGGTACGCTTTTCAGAGAAAGGATGGAAAACCTAATCAAAAAAACAGACCTAGTAAGTTTGGTAAGAGGACGGGGATTATTGAATGCAATTGTCATTAATGACAAACCGGAAAGCACTACTGCCTGGGATATTTGCGTAGGGCTTAAAGAAAATGGCTTGCTCGCAAAACCTACACATGGAAATATTATTCGATTTGCCCCTCCACTTGTAATGACTGAAGAAGAATTACATGATTGCTGTGACATCATAGAACATACTATCTTAAATTTTGAAAAACCTGCCAATTAA
- a CDS encoding DUF4295 domain-containing protein, whose product MAKKVVATLKKEGGVTYAKVIKAVRSEKTGAYTFKEEMVPSQMVKEVLKK is encoded by the coding sequence ATGGCTAAGAAAGTAGTAGCAACACTGAAAAAAGAAGGTGGCGTCACTTATGCCAAAGTGATAAAGGCCGTTAGATCTGAGAAAACCGGAGCTTATACCTTCAAGGAAGAAATGGTGCCAAGCCAGATGGTTAAGGAAGTGCTTAAAAAATAA
- the rpmB gene encoding 50S ribosomal protein L28 has translation MAKICDITGKRPQVGNNVSHANNKTKRRFYPNLHKKSFYIPEEDAWITLKVSSSALRTINKKGISAVLKEAQKKGEIIIK, from the coding sequence ATGGCAAAAATTTGTGACATTACTGGAAAAAGGCCTCAGGTAGGAAATAACGTATCACACGCCAATAATAAAACGAAGCGTAGATTTTACCCTAACCTGCATAAGAAGAGCTTTTATATCCCTGAAGAAGACGCATGGATCACTTTAAAAGTGTCGTCCTCCGCTTTGAGAACGATAAATAAAAAAGGAATCAGCGCTGTGTTAAAAGAAGCGCAGAAAAAAGGAGAGATTATTATTAAATAA